The following nucleotide sequence is from Glycine max cultivar Williams 82 chromosome 9, Glycine_max_v4.0, whole genome shotgun sequence.
GTAGAAGGACCCAATGTTTTAATCATCTGTTTTCTCTCCTGTTTTGATAAGCGCATTTGTAGTTCTTTTAGATTTACAGTACATAcatctttgatttaattttgtttacatGGCTTTATATCAATGTCTACTTGTTGAATGAAACTTTACcaaataaaacaagttccctgagttcaatACTCGGTTTCTTACCGTTTTGTTATTACTTTAACGACTCGGTACACTTTCCGATAAAGTTCGGGACTATCCTAGAGTTCAAACATATTGTATTGGAAAATTAGACTGTACATACAACATTTTCAAATGGTCCCAAATAGCCTTAGCCAAATCATACTTTACAAGTTGCATCCCTATcgattttgaaatataattattgGTCCAAGTAATAATCGTTGAGTTGTTGACTTCCCAAGTTTCCAACTCCTTTGCAGGTTTCGCATTCTGCTCATGTTGAGGCTTAGCAAAAGTTCCATCAACATAATCTCACATTGTCTTGTCTTTCAAGAAATTTTTCATTACATAGCTTCAATATGAATAATTTTGTCCATTCAACTATACACTAATTGATTGAAGAGAATCATCTTTCTCACCCACCATATTTGGCTGACCAAAATAATAACAGagtgcaacaaaaaaaaaacacagcaaATCAGATTGTCGAACCACTAAGTCGGAATAGAAACAAAGCTACAAAAGAACATAGAGGATTGCAACAATTAGATGATGCACGAACTGGAAGCGTGACGAAGTTGGGGTTGCGAAACCATAGAGGTAGATGCGACAAAACTGGATCGCAAACTGGGTTGGGAACAGGGTCACAAATTGGGTtgaacaaatcaatttttaaccCCATAAAAGTTGTGCACATCGCTACAGTAACTCCCAATCACGAACCAAACTCTTTGATACCATGTTAAcatagagaagagaagaaacatAGTGGAGAAGAAGAAATGGAGCTAGGGTTCTATAACATTAGCAATCTGTGAAGTATGTATAATACAAGACACAAAAGAGTAATATATAAATGATGGAACGACTAAACTTTCCTTAGCTAATATATCTAATATTATCTAACAATAGATATCATCATGCATGCATACATCCACAACATATACCGAGTCTCAAGAGTACCAATACATATATACTAAAGTTGTTCTTCAACATACCACTTTACTTCAATTTACTAAGGTAAAGCTAAAAGGGCCTGTGATTGCTTCTCATAGCGGAAACCATTTGACATCGAGTCATCAGCAGACCACACAAAGATACCATGGAGTTTTTGCTGACTCTTTAGTGTATGGCAAGCCGTGAAGAACCCACCATCTGGGGATAACCCACCACTCCCTTCAGTACTGAAACTCACCAAGACTTTTCCACCGTTATAGTTTGAACTTTGTGCATTGAAGTAACCAATAAATTGGTCCACGGTAGTGCCCTTATCATACGCATAAAATTGGAAGTTAACATAATCTATGAGGTTCCCGTAACTCTTCCACAAGGTCAAGTAGTGACTCTGAACTTGGTCATCGTCAAATGGAGCAATAGAAGCAAAAGAAATGACCCCATTGGATTTTAGGGTTTTGATTAGCCTTCCCAGACACTCAGAAAAGGTTTCAGGGTCTGCCTTGAAATGCTCGTAGTCAATGTCAATTCCATCCAAGTTGTACTctttgatgatgcttgtgaGTGAAGAAACCGCGTTGGAAACCCACGAATCAATGGAAGATGGATTGAAGTTAGCGTTGCCACCTCCGACGACACTGTCCCCTCCGAGACTTAGGGCTACTTTGATGTTTGAGTTTTTTCTCTTGATGGCAGAAACTTGGGTGGGGCTAAGGTTGTCGGTGTCCCAAAAGACGTTGAACTTTCCATTGGTGGGAGAGGGGGATGATGAGGTGTCGTAGTCGATTGCGAAGGAGAGAATGAAGTGGAATTGGACACTTGGGTTGATGGGAACATCAGAGAATTTAACGTTGTTGAACTCAGCTCCAATGTATTCTCGAAATAAGTTTGAGCTTGAGGAGGGGGTTGCATGGGTTGATGTGAGTAGTAGTAAGAAGATGAGGAAGAAAGGTTTAAGAGTGCAAAGCTTGGAAGTGGGAAAAAGTTCCATCGTCATCACGTCACTAAGAAAATTAAGCTAGAGTTCAAAGGCTGTGTTAATGTTATGCTTGGTGATGATGCATTGTTTTGGTACGCTTATATATAATGGATAGAGTATATATGAATGTTGAGAATGGAAAATGAAgtgcaaaatataaaattcgATGCATGTTCGTGCCCATATGGTCGTCCTTCATTGATTATATTTCAGAAACGTTGAAATTGATCGACAATTTTAATTAGCTTTGGCCGAAGctcttattttgtttcttttggcaGTAGAAAACCTCCATTCAATTaagtttgagtttttttatccatagacaactagaatataaaatttgacatGATTATTATATGCAACGAGATGCACGTAACTTTTAGTAAATcgacatatttatatttttcttatataaattatgagTATATTATCAATTTAATGAAGTGatgttgttcttataattatgcgtaattttttaaaaataatttagatatttgtatgtatgtatgtatatatatataattatatatatataatctaataatatgaatttatttatattttaaataaaataaataaagtggcGGAATGCATCAGTAAACTTGAgttgaataaaaatttgtacATATGTATAATCTATTTCATGAAAATGTTCTATTGATgccatttataagaaaaaatattgaaagtcTAAGTTTGCCAAAACTTACATATTAGTTGGGTCATGTCCAATCCCATaaaaaattcaagtaaaattatattctataactaattatatatatatatatatatatatatatatatatatatatatatatatatatcttaaaaaataaataaatttttaaaatatttggttcTAAAAACACTCTACGAGATAACGTAAAGTAATTTTGAATTCAGTTTTCTAacgtgaaattttattttaaaatataaaagagattaactttaatttaatatatattaagaatttgTTATTATAGCTAGCAAGTATTTTATTGTGTATAGaatgcatattttaatttaaataatttttataaatataaagaaaaatatgtaaaattataaatattttatttaaataagtgagaaaataatttatatttagagGAAATGAGccaatttaagaaattaaaagtaattaattgaaGAGTAAAAGTAGTTCATATttgcaaaaataatataaaaaagttaataatagtCAAACATAATactgagaaaaaaattattcaacataaaaaggaaagttaaaaataattgataattttaaaaataaaaataagtattaaataatgGCAAAATGATATGTCACGAGAAGCCAATGAAaaggaaaagtaaaataaaaaaatatcttcatgtttgataataaaaaaatcaaatttataatataagtttataaaaaaatacttttgatactaaaataaaacattattgaGCCATTAGTAAAGAATTTTATAGTGAGccataaatttctttttgagagaaatagtgaaccataaattaaaaatatactatttgtacaatttatcatatataccTGAAGTTGCTTAtactttttatacaaaaaaatatatttatcatatccctaaaaaatttaaaaatataaatcagtgaaaggtaaaaaataattaattaagagaaaTAGAAAGGTGTAGGCGGATAAGAATATATCCCCCAAAACAAAAAGATGTAGGAAAAAAACAATACAAGGGCCTAAGTTACAAAATAGAGGAATTGCTGTTTGGACGTACGGGAGGTACACGGCAATATCCTTAAGTTAAATTGTCTTGGATGACAAAATGTCTTAACCCTGAAATTGATGCCTCTTTCAATTGATGCCTTtttcaaggcaaatttactgTAGGAGgcttattttgaaaacaatttattaaatagggtcttttttaaaacaaattgcaGGGGAATCTGTTATTTACGTAGGTGCCGTCATTGTTACTGGTGTGAAGCTTGTAATGCCACTGGTAATGGCGGGAACGGCGATGTCGCCATTGGCAGCAGCGGGACGGGGTCTGACTAGGAGAGATGAAGAAGCCCATACCACCATTCGTACTGGCGGGACAAGGCTGACtaggagagagaagagaaaccCGCCATTGGTGCTAGCAAGATAGGGAGAGAGGAGAGACCCGCCATTGGCACTCGCGGGACATGCCAAAATGTTGTTCCTTGacgaatattatatatttgctctcaattttatggtttattataaatctatatttattttctctttcatttcatttccatcttctttctattattttatcatttttttatttttttttcttatttatctttttttttttctgttccaACTCATCCCAAAATAGGTAacgtttaaattattttttgtggtATTTACTATTCACTATTCACTCTAATGACTCTACCGTGTAGTTTTGATTCCCACTACATAACCTCAATGAAATTTGTTGATGTTTTCATGTTGGACATATTAAAATGAGATAACGCAACAGCGTAACTTGAGCTAATTAccatttttattctttgtttgaaaagttaaaaatcaattggaaaaAATGTCAATTCTTCAGGATTTTATTTTAGCATTGGCTCAAAAACAAGTAATTTAAATCATTCTTATTAATTTGCCTTTGTAAAAGATGTACTTAATACATTTTTCGTCATTAGTCATAGAGAAAT
It contains:
- the LOC100795238 gene encoding chitinase 2 encodes the protein MTMELFPTSKLCTLKPFFLIFLLLLTSTHATPSSSSNLFREYIGAEFNNVKFSDVPINPSVQFHFILSFAIDYDTSSSPSPTNGKFNVFWDTDNLSPTQVSAIKRKNSNIKVALSLGGDSVVGGGNANFNPSSIDSWVSNAVSSLTSIIKEYNLDGIDIDYEHFKADPETFSECLGRLIKTLKSNGVISFASIAPFDDDQVQSHYLTLWKSYGNLIDYVNFQFYAYDKGTTVDQFIGYFNAQSSNYNGGKVLVSFSTEGSGGLSPDGGFFTACHTLKSQQKLHGIFVWSADDSMSNGFRYEKQSQALLALP